In Aciduliprofundum sp. MAR08-339, a single window of DNA contains:
- a CDS encoding endonuclease V has protein sequence MDLYGYFYKLVMQIPPGRVSTYGALARALGDIRASRACGVMLSQNPDPPRIPCHRVVMSDGSLGGFTHPEGVKRKMELLRGEGVKIENGKIKNFSEFFFDDFRTDFPLKKLREEQKALREKIVIEDDFHCDLVGGVDVSYSGRYAYGALVIMNENFEIVELVKDKFIVNFPYIPTYLAFREGPIISSLVKRSRNNFILMVDGNGILHPLGIGLASHVGVSNNLPTMGVAKNLLLGKVEGGNILIDGRIVGKYLKSGIKRGIYISPGHRVSLKSSEFIVKKFLKYKNPEPLRIAHMMANEFRRDNK, from the coding sequence GTGGACCTGTACGGATACTTCTACAAACTGGTTATGCAAATTCCCCCTGGAAGGGTAAGCACATATGGAGCACTCGCAAGAGCACTGGGAGACATTAGAGCTTCCAGGGCCTGCGGAGTCATGCTCTCCCAGAACCCGGATCCTCCACGCATCCCATGTCATCGGGTTGTTATGAGCGACGGCTCTTTGGGTGGGTTCACGCACCCGGAGGGTGTGAAAAGGAAAATGGAACTTTTAAGGGGAGAGGGTGTGAAAATTGAAAATGGAAAAATCAAAAATTTTTCAGAGTTTTTCTTTGATGATTTCAGAACTGATTTCCCGCTGAAAAAGCTCAGGGAAGAGCAGAAGGCTCTTAGAGAAAAAATAGTAATTGAGGATGATTTCCATTGCGACCTAGTTGGGGGCGTTGACGTATCCTACAGCGGAAGATATGCATACGGCGCGTTGGTGATAATGAACGAGAATTTTGAGATTGTGGAGTTGGTGAAGGATAAATTTATCGTGAATTTTCCTTACATACCAACCTACCTTGCATTCCGGGAGGGGCCGATAATATCCTCTCTTGTGAAAAGATCCCGCAACAATTTCATACTTATGGTTGATGGCAACGGTATCTTACATCCCTTGGGTATTGGCCTTGCCTCGCATGTGGGAGTTTCAAACAATTTACCAACAATGGGCGTTGCAAAAAATCTCCTACTTGGGAAAGTTGAGGGGGGCAACATTTTGATTGATGGCAGGATTGTTGGAAAATATTTAAAAAGTGGAATCAAGCGTGGCATATATATTTCTCCCGGACACAGGGTATCATTAAAATCCTCAGAGTTCATTGTAAAAAAATTCCTGAAGTATAAAAATCCAGAGCCACTTAGAATCGCTCATATGATGGCAAACGAATTCAGGAGGGATAATAAATGA
- a CDS encoding SDR family oxidoreductase: MKDKVAIVCGSSKGMGKAIAKEFAKNGARIVLVSRNEENLMTAMREITTEIVQGGDRGIMKRVLAIPGDVRKREDIERVVRETVEEFGTVHILVNNTGGPPAGYFEDLSDDDWYNAFNLTFMSAMRFIREVAPYMKRQKYGRIINITSMSVKQPIDNLILSNSIRLAVVGMAKTLALQWAKYGITINNIAPGPIFTERMKELSWARAERSGITYEEALNAWIKEVPAGRFGEPEEVAYLASFLASERAGFITGATIQIDGGAVKFVL, translated from the coding sequence ATGAAAGATAAGGTTGCCATAGTCTGTGGCTCAAGCAAGGGAATGGGTAAGGCAATTGCCAAAGAATTTGCAAAAAATGGAGCAAGAATTGTGCTCGTATCAAGAAATGAGGAAAATTTGATGACCGCAATGAGGGAGATAACCACGGAGATTGTGCAGGGGGGAGATAGAGGCATTATGAAACGCGTTCTCGCAATCCCCGGAGATGTGAGAAAAAGGGAAGATATAGAAAGGGTCGTGAGAGAAACCGTGGAAGAATTTGGCACCGTCCATATCTTGGTAAACAACACAGGGGGTCCGCCTGCAGGGTATTTTGAAGATCTTAGCGATGATGACTGGTATAACGCATTCAACCTCACATTCATGAGTGCGATGCGATTTATAAGAGAGGTGGCTCCCTATATGAAGAGGCAGAAGTACGGAAGAATAATAAACATAACCTCAATGAGTGTAAAACAGCCCATAGATAATCTTATTCTCTCAAACTCAATACGCCTAGCGGTTGTTGGGATGGCAAAAACCCTTGCGCTCCAGTGGGCAAAATATGGGATCACAATAAACAACATAGCCCCGGGCCCTATTTTCACAGAGCGTATGAAGGAACTCTCCTGGGCCAGAGCAGAGAGAAGTGGAATCACCTACGAGGAGGCACTGAACGCATGGATCAAAGAGGTCCCCGCGGGAAGGTTTGGAGAGCCAGAGGAGGTTGCCTATCTTGCCTCTTTTCTCGCCTCGGAACGTGCAGGATTCATTACAGGGGCAACGATACAGATAGATGGTGGGGCGGTGAAATTCGTGCTCTAA
- a CDS encoding GH25 family lysozyme, with product MKYKSAFIALVGVAIMFATIFYGLTLGQPNAVDYNYLKLKVSSTSERVYGVDVSHWQGEVNWQEVYNDGYRFAFVKATQGTSYVDSEFTTNMKNGHAAGLYMGAYHFAEPNTPIESDADQEADHFVNTISPYLKDGYLVPVLDLEDNSNDLTWTQLTDWANAFCSRVYNETGIRPLIYTSSSWAENLAQSITQWDLWIAEYTGDTSEEPNTGVWPSWSFWQYTDSGSVNGISGNVDEDIFNGNLETLEDEYVIHQVSPQPLYDHRAAYGYAYKWWSSSNPHYALYSNSSDESANFVSQALIAGGLSLWKGDDGSGGGLGSSSYGALPSCEALHKNLVEYQDVDYAYVTSQNFSVPEDLEVGDVVIFGNEDGEHWSHAAIVVYRSGNDVGIAMHDPDVWNASLSSYFPSTYSRISYYHIEDGAKKLIQPFKVIASALNVRVGPSTSYQILGTIKKGQVYVAYNYYMDSSGRRWWEIFYDDRVAWCASWYTENVSYGVFRVDVGTYLHVRGGPGTGYSVFGEVYDGMLFARIGQDYNGTEGITWYEFWWSSTSSWCASQYTEQASAQVPEFPTFPFVVIFLFLILLLFRKKLR from the coding sequence ATGAAATATAAGTCTGCGTTTATTGCGCTTGTTGGCGTTGCAATTATGTTTGCTACAATATTTTACGGGTTAACTTTAGGTCAGCCCAACGCGGTGGATTATAATTATTTGAAACTCAAGGTATCTTCAACCTCTGAAAGGGTATATGGTGTTGATGTGTCCCACTGGCAGGGAGAGGTTAATTGGCAGGAAGTTTACAACGATGGGTACCGCTTTGCATTTGTGAAAGCCACGCAGGGCACAAGTTATGTTGATAGCGAATTTACCACAAATATGAAAAATGGTCACGCAGCGGGTTTGTACATGGGAGCCTATCATTTTGCAGAGCCCAACACTCCCATAGAAAGCGATGCGGACCAGGAGGCTGATCATTTTGTAAATACAATCTCCCCATATCTGAAGGATGGATATCTTGTACCCGTTCTTGATTTGGAAGACAATAGCAATGATTTGACATGGACTCAACTTACGGATTGGGCCAATGCATTCTGTAGCAGGGTTTACAACGAGACCGGAATAAGACCCTTGATATATACCAGTTCTTCCTGGGCAGAGAATCTGGCACAATCCATAACCCAGTGGGATCTGTGGATTGCAGAGTACACCGGAGATACAAGCGAAGAACCCAATACGGGAGTATGGCCCTCCTGGAGTTTCTGGCAATATACGGATAGTGGGAGTGTTAATGGAATATCTGGAAACGTGGATGAAGATATTTTCAATGGAAATTTGGAAACTCTTGAGGACGAATATGTTATTCACCAAGTGTCACCACAGCCACTTTATGATCATCGGGCCGCCTATGGTTATGCCTATAAGTGGTGGTCCTCGTCAAACCCGCATTATGCATTGTATTCAAATTCAAGCGATGAAAGTGCCAATTTTGTATCTCAGGCCCTCATAGCAGGTGGGCTATCTCTCTGGAAGGGTGATGATGGCTCTGGGGGCGGATTGGGTTCCAGCAGTTATGGAGCACTTCCATCATGTGAGGCACTTCACAAGAATCTGGTTGAATATCAAGATGTGGATTATGCCTATGTAACATCTCAAAATTTCTCTGTGCCTGAAGATCTGGAGGTTGGAGATGTTGTTATTTTTGGAAATGAGGACGGTGAGCACTGGAGCCATGCGGCAATTGTGGTTTACAGAAGCGGAAATGATGTTGGAATAGCCATGCATGATCCAGATGTCTGGAACGCATCTTTATCTTCGTACTTTCCATCAACGTACAGCAGAATTAGCTATTATCACATAGAAGACGGAGCGAAGAAATTAATACAGCCCTTCAAGGTCATAGCGTCTGCTTTAAACGTTCGTGTGGGTCCAAGCACATCTTATCAGATTTTGGGTACGATTAAGAAAGGTCAGGTGTATGTGGCCTACAATTATTATATGGACTCTAGCGGGCGCCGGTGGTGGGAAATCTTCTACGATGACAGGGTGGCATGGTGTGCCTCTTGGTACACTGAAAATGTATCCTACGGTGTTTTTAGAGTGGATGTTGGTACCTATCTGCATGTGCGCGGGGGGCCAGGAACGGGCTACTCGGTTTTTGGTGAGGTTTACGATGGAATGCTATTTGCAAGAATCGGCCAGGATTACAATGGAACCGAGGGAATAACGTGGTATGAGTTCTGGTGGTCTTCAACCTCATCCTGGTGTGCATCCCAGTACACGGAACAGGCATCTGCCCAAGTTCCCGAGTTTCCCACATTTCCCTTTGTGGTTATATTTTTATTTTTAATTTTGCTCTTATTCAGGAAAAAACTTAGGTAG
- the lat gene encoding L-lysine 6-transaminase, translating to MISPKEVHKVLGERILTDGLDMVLDIDKSHGMWLYDARHSKYYLDFFGFFATSALGMNHPGMFDPEFLKKLQRTAINKITNSDIYTVEYAEFVDTLSKYATPSYFRYFFFVSGGALAVENALKVAFDWRVRKNLANGKEDNTQRLKVIHLKEAFHGRSGYTLALTNTFDPNKTKYFPKFEWPRVTNPKITFPLEGENLEKVKELENQSLEEIKEAIDKYQEDIAAFIIEPIQGEGGDNHFRKEYFKAVEKILKENDIMFIVDEVQTGVGATGKWWAHEHFDVQPDIMAFGKKMKVCGIMVGPKVDEIEDNVFHVPSRINSTWGGNIVDMVKAKRIIEIIHEDGLVDNAAKMGEKMLKMLHELQEKYPDKVSNVRGRGIFDAFDLATTDMRDKFFSDAYRNGLLVLKSGARGIRFRPPLIITEDEINIAHDMMDRTLRFL from the coding sequence ATGATATCGCCAAAGGAAGTTCACAAGGTTTTAGGAGAGAGAATTCTTACCGACGGCTTAGATATGGTTCTGGACATTGACAAGAGCCATGGCATGTGGCTTTACGATGCGAGGCATAGCAAGTACTACCTTGACTTCTTCGGGTTCTTCGCCACCAGCGCGCTGGGAATGAACCATCCCGGCATGTTTGACCCGGAATTTCTGAAGAAATTGCAGAGAACAGCAATAAACAAGATAACCAACAGCGACATTTACACTGTTGAGTACGCGGAATTCGTGGATACGCTTTCCAAATATGCAACCCCCTCATATTTCAGGTACTTCTTCTTCGTATCCGGTGGCGCTCTCGCTGTTGAGAATGCTCTCAAGGTTGCCTTTGACTGGCGCGTCCGCAAAAATCTTGCAAATGGAAAAGAGGATAACACGCAGAGATTGAAGGTCATACATCTCAAAGAGGCTTTCCATGGCAGAAGCGGATACACCCTCGCTCTTACGAATACATTCGATCCAAACAAAACCAAGTATTTCCCGAAATTTGAATGGCCCAGGGTGACAAATCCCAAAATAACCTTCCCTCTGGAAGGGGAGAATCTTGAGAAGGTTAAGGAGCTGGAGAATCAGAGTCTGGAAGAGATAAAGGAGGCAATCGATAAGTATCAGGAGGATATCGCTGCCTTCATAATTGAGCCCATCCAAGGGGAGGGTGGCGACAACCATTTCAGAAAGGAGTATTTCAAGGCAGTTGAGAAGATTTTGAAGGAGAATGACATAATGTTCATAGTTGACGAGGTACAAACTGGTGTTGGTGCCACTGGCAAATGGTGGGCCCATGAGCACTTTGATGTTCAGCCAGACATCATGGCCTTTGGTAAGAAGATGAAGGTCTGCGGAATCATGGTAGGCCCAAAGGTTGACGAGATAGAGGATAACGTTTTCCACGTGCCAAGCAGGATAAACTCCACATGGGGCGGAAACATTGTGGATATGGTGAAGGCCAAGAGAATAATAGAAATCATCCATGAAGATGGTCTTGTTGATAACGCAGCAAAGATGGGCGAGAAGATGCTCAAGATGCTCCACGAGCTGCAGGAGAAGTATCCGGATAAGGTGAGCAATGTGCGTGGCCGTGGAATATTTGATGCCTTTGATCTCGCCACAACAGATATGCGCGATAAATTCTTCAGCGATGCATACAGGAACGGTCTGCTTGTTCTAAAAAGCGGGGCTCGCGGAATAAGGTTCCGTCCACCGTTGATAATCACAGAGGATGAAATTAACATAGCCCATGACATGATGGATCGCACCCTGCGGTTCCTTTGA
- the tmk gene encoding dTMP kinase, giving the protein MMFIVLEGIDGSGKSTIAKMLADYLGERGKKVYLTEEPTKTWLGEAVRRGIEEEKNPYTQALLFFADRAEHVMEIKRKIEEGYVVISDRYVYSTYAYQGAQLYGILRLEDAIEWFNKVYEPMRLDPDVVILLKIDPARGLGFVNTRDFREKFEREEFLNRVQEIYDLLAQSHGFYVVDSNRQIEKVFEDVVGILNPLMFKNKI; this is encoded by the coding sequence ATGATGTTCATAGTTCTTGAAGGTATAGATGGAAGCGGTAAGAGTACAATAGCGAAGATGCTTGCTGATTATTTGGGGGAAAGAGGTAAGAAGGTGTATCTCACGGAAGAGCCCACGAAGACTTGGCTTGGAGAGGCGGTTAGAAGGGGCATAGAGGAGGAGAAGAATCCATACACCCAGGCGCTTCTTTTCTTCGCGGACAGGGCAGAGCATGTGATGGAAATAAAAAGAAAAATTGAAGAGGGATATGTTGTCATATCTGACAGGTATGTTTATTCCACCTATGCCTATCAGGGTGCCCAGCTTTATGGGATTTTGAGACTGGAAGATGCCATTGAGTGGTTCAACAAGGTATACGAGCCCATGCGCCTGGATCCCGATGTGGTCATACTCCTGAAAATAGATCCGGCGAGGGGACTTGGATTTGTAAATACTAGGGATTTCAGGGAGAAATTTGAGAGGGAGGAATTTTTAAACAGGGTGCAGGAGATATATGATTTGCTGGCGCAAAGCCATGGTTTCTATGTTGTGGATAGCAACAGGCAGATTGAGAAGGTTTTTGAGGATGTTGTGGGAATTTTGAATCCCCTTATGTTCAAAAATAAAATATAG
- a CDS encoding YigZ family protein yields MRELAAGMIKVKNSKFYAHLYEIDSLDEVEDILKRHRRMYKKAVHHCWAAVYEGEERFKDDGEVGHPGKVLLSVLKKHNANRHALVVSRIFGGTKLGVGGVARAFRDAGESVMQYYDEKKK; encoded by the coding sequence ATGAGAGAACTCGCTGCAGGAATGATAAAGGTCAAAAACTCCAAATTTTACGCACACCTCTACGAGATAGATTCCCTTGATGAAGTGGAGGATATTTTGAAGAGGCACAGAAGAATGTACAAGAAGGCTGTTCACCATTGCTGGGCAGCAGTTTATGAAGGAGAAGAAAGATTCAAGGATGATGGAGAGGTTGGGCATCCTGGCAAGGTTCTTCTCAGCGTGCTTAAAAAGCACAATGCAAATAGACATGCACTTGTGGTATCCCGAATTTTTGGAGGAACAAAATTGGGTGTTGGTGGTGTGGCCCGGGCATTTAGGGATGCTGGAGAGAGTGTGATGCAGTACTACGATGAAAAAAAGAAATAG
- the hxlA gene encoding 3-hexulose-6-phosphate synthase, producing the protein MPILQVALDFMILDRALKAAEEAVQGGADWLEAGTPLIKSAGMQAVRELKRRFKKPVVADLKTMDVGRVEVEMAAKSGASIITVLAVADDPTIEDAIKAARKYGASIMVDLINHPNPVERAREVEKLGANYLCVHVGVDQQMLGKNPLDILKEVSSAVSIPVAAAGGINSETAADVVKNGAEIIIVGGAIIKAPNVEEATRKIKEAITKGIKIESELYKKYNLEELRDAFMKVSTPNLSDAMHRKNAIGDLIKLGGGKVVGRAVTVKTMDGDWAKAVEAIDYANPGEVIVIDAGDGNTAVWGELATWSCKVKGIEGVVIFGAARDVDEIKKMDYPVFARHIVPNAGEPKGFGEINVELTINGIRIRPGDWVIGDESGIVVVPKEEAVEIANRAIDVMEHENRIREEIKRGNTLSSVIKLEEWEVEK; encoded by the coding sequence ATGCCGATACTGCAAGTAGCTTTGGATTTTATGATCCTTGATCGTGCCCTAAAGGCGGCAGAGGAAGCAGTGCAGGGCGGTGCGGACTGGCTGGAGGCAGGCACACCTCTGATAAAGAGTGCTGGTATGCAGGCAGTCCGGGAACTGAAGAGAAGATTCAAAAAACCCGTTGTGGCTGACCTCAAAACCATGGATGTTGGTCGAGTTGAGGTGGAGATGGCCGCCAAGAGCGGCGCATCCATAATAACCGTTCTGGCCGTGGCCGATGATCCAACCATTGAGGACGCGATAAAGGCCGCGAGGAAGTACGGAGCAAGTATAATGGTTGATTTGATAAACCATCCCAATCCCGTTGAAAGGGCAAGAGAGGTTGAGAAATTGGGAGCCAATTATCTATGCGTGCATGTGGGTGTTGATCAGCAGATGCTCGGCAAGAATCCCCTGGATATCCTGAAGGAAGTATCCTCTGCTGTGAGCATACCCGTTGCGGCTGCGGGAGGGATAAATAGCGAGACGGCTGCAGATGTGGTTAAAAATGGAGCGGAGATCATCATAGTTGGAGGGGCAATAATAAAGGCCCCTAATGTTGAGGAGGCTACGAGGAAAATAAAGGAGGCCATAACCAAGGGAATAAAAATAGAGAGTGAGTTGTACAAAAAATACAACTTGGAGGAGTTAAGGGATGCATTTATGAAGGTATCCACACCAAATTTGAGCGATGCCATGCATCGCAAGAATGCCATAGGGGACCTCATCAAGCTGGGAGGGGGCAAGGTTGTGGGTCGCGCTGTAACCGTGAAAACAATGGATGGAGACTGGGCAAAGGCAGTGGAAGCAATTGATTACGCGAATCCAGGAGAGGTGATAGTAATAGATGCGGGAGATGGAAACACGGCAGTTTGGGGCGAGCTGGCTACCTGGAGCTGCAAGGTGAAGGGTATTGAAGGTGTGGTCATCTTCGGTGCGGCAAGGGATGTCGATGAAATAAAAAAGATGGATTATCCCGTATTCGCAAGGCACATAGTGCCAAACGCAGGAGAGCCCAAGGGGTTTGGCGAGATCAATGTAGAACTAACAATCAATGGCATTAGAATTCGCCCAGGGGACTGGGTAATCGGGGATGAAAGTGGCATAGTTGTGGTACCAAAGGAGGAGGCTGTAGAAATTGCGAATCGCGCCATTGATGTAATGGAGCATGAAAACAGAATAAGAGAGGAAATAAAGAGGGGAAACACATTATCCTCCGTGATAAAATTGGAGGAGTGGGAAGTGGAGAAATGA
- a CDS encoding PHP domain-containing protein has translation MMNFHIHSTWSDGLYTPEIIVREAINKKMEKIAFTDHYSTKKTHSIPKKYLKMYVEDIRGLQKKYGKDIDIYIGIEIDFSPRTDMDALPDFEDFDLVLFEYVQDSLWEGYPLWMLLDIRKDIDAPVILAHNDLSRNFGSTDIGAFLKVLESDNIGVELNTNYNYTKLGETYYRLAYPIFEEMKNYKIPISVGNDMHDDLEKINDVGDALDFIQEYGLEENFKLFLSEVVK, from the coding sequence ATGATGAACTTCCACATACACAGTACGTGGAGCGACGGCCTCTACACGCCAGAGATCATAGTCAGAGAGGCCATAAACAAAAAAATGGAAAAAATAGCCTTCACCGACCACTACAGCACAAAGAAAACACATTCCATACCTAAAAAATATCTGAAAATGTACGTTGAGGATATCCGTGGTTTGCAAAAAAAATATGGGAAGGATATTGACATTTACATAGGCATAGAAATTGATTTCTCTCCGAGAACGGATATGGATGCCCTTCCCGATTTTGAGGATTTTGACCTTGTACTCTTTGAATACGTTCAGGACTCGCTCTGGGAAGGTTACCCTCTGTGGATGCTTCTGGACATTCGCAAAGACATAGATGCTCCCGTTATTCTTGCCCACAACGATCTGAGCAGAAATTTTGGATCCACCGACATAGGCGCATTTCTGAAGGTTCTTGAATCGGATAACATAGGTGTGGAACTGAACACAAATTACAACTACACAAAACTTGGGGAGACCTATTACAGGCTCGCATACCCAATATTTGAAGAGATGAAAAACTACAAGATACCCATCTCAGTGGGAAACGATATGCACGATGATCTGGAAAAAATAAACGATGTGGGCGATGCTTTGGACTTCATCCAGGAGTATGGTTTGGAGGAAAATTTCAAACTCTTTTTGAGTGAGGTGGTAAAATGA
- a CDS encoding cation:proton antiporter — protein MGLEFILVILVILAFSRIVGELFERITIPAVIGEVLVGIILGPMVLNWASPDIGEFRILVDIGLFFLVFTSGLEFSITHIKKATNKALPISFMGNNIAFFSGIIMALLLNYSLEVGIFIGAAFSLTALPVALRVLGDLKKTNTRFGRTVITSAIYDDLFSMFLLGLVLSLGTNNLNALNIVEIVLKIILFLAFIWIIAKIFQWRYGFLARYVQHYIRKFRSREAEFAVIVLFGMALAIAAEALGISFILGAFYGGVLIGEHVVGERVYRKVKITFSAVTFGFFAPIFFVYTGMNFYILSGTNFVYFVVMSVLFILVAAGSKTLGAYTGARLSNIPHKSALGIGIALNSRGLMELIIATYGLELGIINHNIFSLLALVSIVTTITSPIVLSRYLKKYRGVVENLKK, from the coding sequence ATGGGGCTGGAGTTTATACTTGTTATACTTGTAATCCTTGCATTTTCAAGAATAGTGGGTGAGTTGTTTGAGAGGATAACTATTCCTGCGGTTATTGGTGAAGTGCTTGTTGGAATAATTCTCGGGCCCATGGTTTTGAATTGGGCATCTCCAGATATCGGAGAATTTAGGATTCTTGTGGATATTGGTCTGTTTTTCTTGGTGTTTACCTCCGGACTGGAATTCTCCATTACCCATATAAAAAAGGCCACAAACAAAGCATTACCTATCTCCTTTATGGGAAATAACATTGCATTCTTTTCTGGAATTATAATGGCTCTACTGTTGAATTATTCTCTGGAGGTTGGCATCTTCATAGGTGCGGCCTTTTCACTAACAGCTCTTCCCGTGGCTTTGAGGGTTTTAGGAGACTTGAAAAAGACAAATACGCGGTTTGGAAGGACAGTAATCACCTCGGCAATATACGATGATCTTTTCAGTATGTTTCTTCTTGGACTTGTGTTATCCCTTGGCACCAACAACCTGAATGCTTTGAATATTGTTGAAATTGTGCTAAAAATAATCTTATTCCTTGCGTTTATATGGATCATAGCTAAAATTTTCCAATGGAGATACGGGTTTTTGGCGAGGTATGTGCAGCATTACATTCGTAAGTTTAGGAGCAGGGAGGCAGAATTTGCGGTCATCGTGCTTTTTGGAATGGCTCTAGCCATTGCTGCCGAGGCATTAGGTATATCTTTCATCCTTGGAGCTTTTTACGGTGGTGTGCTTATCGGGGAGCATGTGGTTGGTGAGAGGGTTTACAGAAAAGTTAAAATTACGTTCTCTGCAGTCACATTTGGATTTTTTGCCCCAATATTCTTTGTATACACTGGGATGAATTTTTACATTCTATCAGGTACAAATTTTGTATATTTTGTTGTTATGAGTGTGCTGTTTATCTTGGTGGCTGCTGGCAGCAAAACCCTTGGTGCATACACAGGGGCTAGATTATCAAATATACCACATAAAAGTGCTCTGGGTATTGGCATTGCCCTCAATTCTCGGGGTCTTATGGAATTGATAATAGCCACCTATGGACTTGAATTGGGAATAATAAATCATAACATATTTTCGCTTCTGGCTCTGGTTAGCATAGTCACAACGATAACCTCTCCAATAGTTCTCTCCAGATACCTAAAAAAATATAGGGGTGTGGTGGAAAATTTGAAAAAATAA
- a CDS encoding ferritin family protein — MEGIDLSKYSLEDLILLGIKSEEVAKEVYENVAKQAKNPFLKNKLKALAEEEDRHRAILVELYKDLFNGKEPEPPENPDFIPEFPEIRIFREIGETTDIRKVLEGAMQAELSAKEYYEGIAEIVKDARIKRIMRYMGKIEEGHYKILKQQYEEIVEFESVMYDEEFMRLDSRF, encoded by the coding sequence ATGGAAGGGATTGACTTGAGCAAGTACAGTCTGGAGGATTTAATCCTCTTGGGCATAAAGAGCGAAGAGGTTGCAAAGGAAGTTTATGAGAATGTGGCAAAGCAGGCAAAGAATCCGTTTCTGAAGAATAAACTCAAAGCTTTGGCGGAGGAGGAAGATAGGCATCGGGCCATACTTGTTGAACTTTACAAGGACCTTTTCAACGGCAAAGAACCCGAGCCACCGGAGAACCCGGATTTCATACCTGAGTTTCCCGAGATCAGAATATTCAGGGAGATTGGAGAAACCACGGATATTCGCAAGGTCCTTGAGGGTGCCATGCAGGCAGAGTTAAGTGCCAAGGAGTACTACGAGGGCATAGCCGAAATAGTGAAAGATGCACGCATAAAGAGAATAATGCGTTACATGGGAAAGATTGAAGAGGGCCACTACAAGATTCTCAAGCAGCAGTACGAGGAAATAGTGGAATTTGAAAGCGTAATGTACGATGAGGAGTTCATGCGCTTGGATTCCCGGTTCTGA
- a CDS encoding MFS transporter — protein sequence MDKRIYAIQVATYTALMLSITYTPSLAARAGGSAFEIALIFSLYNLAYFLSSMIFGRLADLHGRKIFISAGFLVASLAFVSQYFYWNYYSLLILRVMAGFSAGIFPAATISLAHDMRIKMGKLSAFGAAGWALGSYLAGIVSLFFGLKATYVFSSIVFIIAYFITLGLKDLGVRVENVPRIPLEVIRRNWHVYLSYIFRHSAATMIWAFWPLFVASIGGNSFWQAATMGVNSTAQFFIMYFYADTKKSTHLILWGLALSSLTFLLYALITNVWEMLPVQVILATSWAFLYVGSLNYLTSRNPEKATATGLLNSSIGISAFIGPLLGGAFMSFVANYRYLMLFSATVSLFGVIIFKIGERG from the coding sequence GTGGATAAGAGGATATACGCCATACAGGTGGCCACTTACACGGCGCTTATGCTATCCATAACATATACCCCCAGTTTGGCAGCCAGGGCAGGGGGCAGCGCCTTTGAAATAGCCTTGATATTCTCGCTTTACAACCTTGCCTATTTTCTTTCCTCTATGATTTTCGGGCGTCTTGCCGATTTGCACGGGAGAAAGATATTCATCTCTGCAGGATTTCTTGTGGCTTCGCTGGCCTTTGTTTCCCAGTACTTCTACTGGAACTATTACTCTCTCCTTATTTTACGAGTGATGGCCGGTTTTTCTGCTGGCATATTTCCGGCAGCCACAATCTCTCTGGCCCATGACATGAGGATAAAGATGGGCAAACTATCCGCCTTCGGTGCAGCCGGATGGGCCCTTGGCTCTTATCTGGCCGGCATAGTCTCTTTATTTTTTGGGCTTAAGGCAACCTATGTGTTCTCATCCATTGTTTTCATAATTGCATATTTCATCACTTTGGGTTTGAAGGACTTGGGTGTGCGTGTTGAGAACGTTCCTCGTATACCCTTGGAGGTTATAAGGAGAAACTGGCATGTTTACCTCTCATACATATTTCGCCACTCTGCTGCAACCATGATCTGGGCATTCTGGCCACTCTTCGTTGCATCCATAGGCGGAAATTCATTCTGGCAGGCAGCCACAATGGGTGTAAACTCCACTGCACAGTTCTTCATAATGTATTTTTATGCAGATACAAAAAAGAGCACGCATCTTATTCTGTGGGGTCTTGCTCTATCATCCCTGACCTTTCTCCTATATGCCCTGATAACCAACGTCTGGGAGATGCTCCCTGTGCAGGTAATTCTCGCAACATCCTGGGCATTCCTATATGTGGGCTCTTTGAATTATCTCACATCCCGAAATCCGGAGAAAGCAACGGCCACAGGACTTCTCAACTCATCCATCGGCATATCTGCCTTTATAGGGCCACTCCTCGGTGGTGCATTTATGAGTTTTGTGGCCAATTACCGGTACCTGATGCTATTCTCCGCAACGGTTTCCCTCTTTGGGGTAATAATTTTTAAAATTGGTGAGAGGGGTTAG